A window from Staphylococcus succinus encodes these proteins:
- the pdhA gene encoding pyruvate dehydrogenase (acetyl-transferring) E1 component subunit alpha translates to MAPKLKAQFDAEKVLNDTQSQFEMIQILDEDGNVVNKKLLPDLSDEQLVELMERMVWTRILDQRSISLNRQGRLGFYAPTAGQEASQLASQYALEKEDFILPGYRDVPQLIWHGLPLTEAFLFSRGHFKGNRMPEGVNALSPQIIIGAQYVQTAGVALGMKKRGKQAVAITYTGDGGSSQGDFYEGINFASAYKAPAIFVIQNNNYAISTPRSKQTAATTLAQKAISVGIPGLQVDGMDALAVYQATKEARDRAVNGEGPTLIETITYRYGPHTMAGDDPTKYRTSDEDSEWEKKDPLVRYRKFLENKGLWTEDKENEVIERAKSEIKTAVKEADNTEKQSVTDLMELMYDEMPQHLAEQYEIYKEKESK, encoded by the coding sequence ATGGCTCCGAAGTTAAAAGCCCAATTCGATGCAGAGAAAGTATTGAATGATACTCAATCTCAATTTGAAATGATTCAAATATTGGATGAAGATGGTAATGTTGTTAATAAAAAACTATTACCAGATTTGTCAGACGAGCAACTAGTTGAATTAATGGAGAGAATGGTATGGACACGTATTCTAGACCAACGTTCTATTTCATTAAATAGACAAGGTAGATTAGGTTTCTATGCACCTACAGCAGGACAAGAAGCTTCACAATTAGCTTCACAATACGCTTTAGAGAAAGAAGATTTTATATTACCAGGTTATCGTGATGTGCCACAATTAATTTGGCACGGTTTACCTTTAACTGAAGCTTTCCTATTCTCAAGAGGGCACTTTAAAGGGAATAGAATGCCTGAAGGCGTAAATGCACTTAGCCCACAAATCATTATTGGTGCACAGTATGTTCAAACTGCTGGTGTAGCATTAGGAATGAAAAAACGTGGCAAACAAGCTGTAGCAATTACTTACACTGGTGACGGTGGTTCTTCACAAGGTGACTTCTATGAAGGTATTAACTTTGCTTCTGCTTATAAAGCACCAGCAATCTTCGTTATTCAAAATAATAACTATGCAATTTCTACACCTCGTAGTAAGCAAACAGCGGCTACAACTTTAGCTCAAAAAGCTATTTCAGTTGGTATCCCAGGTTTACAAGTTGATGGTATGGATGCGTTAGCAGTATACCAAGCAACAAAAGAAGCACGTGACCGCGCTGTAAATGGTGAAGGTCCAACATTAATTGAAACAATCACATATCGTTATGGTCCACATACTATGGCTGGTGATGATCCAACGAAATACAGAACATCAGATGAAGATTCTGAATGGGAGAAAAAGGACCCATTAGTTCGTTATAGAAAATTCCTTGAGAATAAAGGTTTATGGACTGAAGACAAAGAAAATGAAGTCATTGAACGTGCTAAATCTGAAATCAAAACTGCCGTTAAAGAAGCAGATAATACTGAAAAACAATCAGTTACTGATTTAATGGAACTTATGTACGATGAAATGCCTCAACATTTAGCGGAGCAATATGAAATCTATAAAGAGAAGGAGTCGAAGTAA
- a CDS encoding alpha-ketoacid dehydrogenase subunit beta — MAQMTMVQAINNALKTELQNDENVLLFGEDVGVNGGVFRVTEGLQKEFGEDRVFDTPLAESGIGGLALGLTTEGYRPVMEIQFLGFVFEVFDSVAGQIARTRFRSGNSKQAPVTIRAPFGGGVHTPELHADNLEGILAQSPGLHVVIPSNPYDAKGLLISSIRSNDPVVYLEHMKLYRSFRDEVPEEEYTIEIGKASVKQEGNDITLIAYGAMVQESLKAAEELEKEGYSVEVIDLRTVQPIDIETLVASVEKTGRVVVVQEAQRQAGVGATVAAELAERSILSLEAPIARVAAADTIYPFTQAENVWLPNKNDIIEKAKETLEF, encoded by the coding sequence ATGGCACAAATGACAATGGTTCAAGCAATTAACAACGCGTTGAAAACTGAATTACAAAACGATGAAAATGTTTTACTTTTCGGTGAAGACGTAGGTGTTAACGGCGGTGTATTCCGTGTAACTGAAGGGTTACAAAAAGAATTCGGTGAAGATCGTGTATTCGATACGCCATTAGCTGAATCTGGGATTGGTGGTTTAGCTTTAGGTTTAACTACTGAAGGATACCGTCCAGTTATGGAAATCCAATTCTTAGGATTTGTATTTGAAGTATTCGACTCTGTTGCAGGTCAAATTGCACGTACACGTTTCCGTTCTGGTAACTCAAAACAAGCACCAGTGACAATTCGCGCACCATTCGGTGGTGGTGTTCATACACCAGAATTACACGCTGATAACTTAGAAGGTATTTTAGCTCAATCACCTGGATTACATGTTGTAATTCCTTCTAATCCTTATGACGCAAAAGGCTTATTAATTTCATCAATCAGAAGTAATGACCCAGTCGTTTACTTAGAGCACATGAAATTGTATCGTTCTTTCCGTGATGAAGTACCAGAAGAAGAGTACACAATCGAAATCGGCAAAGCTAGCGTAAAACAAGAAGGTAATGATATAACACTTATTGCTTATGGCGCAATGGTTCAAGAATCATTAAAAGCTGCAGAAGAGTTAGAAAAAGAAGGTTATTCAGTAGAAGTTATTGACTTACGTACTGTACAACCAATCGATATCGAGACACTTGTGGCTTCAGTTGAAAAAACTGGCCGTGTAGTAGTTGTTCAAGAAGCGCAACGTCAAGCTGGCGTTGGTGCAACGGTTGCAGCTGAATTAGCTGAACGTTCAATCCTTTCATTAGAAGCACCAATCGCACGTGTTGCAGCAGCTGATACAATCTATCCGTTTACACAAGCTGAAAATGTTTGGTTACCAAACAAAAACGATATTATTGAAAAAGCGAAAGAAACATTAGAATTTTAA